A window of the Capricornis sumatraensis isolate serow.1 chromosome 9, serow.2, whole genome shotgun sequence genome harbors these coding sequences:
- the JMJD4 gene encoding 2-oxoglutarate and iron-dependent oxygenase JMJD4, giving the protein MDRETRVFAESHFRGFEGRLPSRVCPKLDRVDFIEKPGSFSYADFFKGYLLPNLPCVFSSAFTEDWGSRRLWVTPSGKPNFDYLLQNYGDVVVPVANCGVQEYNSNPKEHMPLRDYISYWKEYIQGNYSSSRGCLYLKDWHLCRDFSAEGVFTLPIYFSSDWLNEYWDALDVDDYRFVYMGPTGTWSPFHADIFRSFSWSVNICGRKKWFFFPPGQEEALRDCHGGLPYDVTSPTLQDSRLHPMRDRCGPPLEVTQEAGEMVFVPSGWHHQVHNLEDTISINHNWVNGCNLANMWHFLQQELSAVQQEVIEWRDTMPDWHHHCQVIMKSCSGINFEEFYHFLKIIAERRLLLLAKGMSPGQVEGGEDTGLGPQQAAFDIGRIAEVLESVVVHPDFQRVDTSTFSPRPEVLLRQLEEAVAATTCL; this is encoded by the exons atggacagggagacgCGCGTGTTCGCCGAGAGCCACTTCAGAGGCTTCGAGGGGCGTCTCCCCAGCAGGGTTTGTCCAAAACTGGACCGCGTGGACTTCATCGAGAAGCCTGGCTCCTTTTCCTACGCCGACTTTTTCAAGGGCTACCTGCTCCCCAACTTGCCCTGTGTTTTTTCCAGCGCCTTCACCGAGGACTGGGGCAGCAGGAGGCTCTGGGTGACACCCAGCGGAAAGCCCAACTTCGATTATCTGCTTCAGAACTATG GAGACGTGGTTGTGCCTGTTGCAAACTGTGGGGTCCAGGAATACAACTCCAACCCCAAAGAACACATGCCCCTCAGAGACTACATCAGCTACTGGAAAGAGTACATTCAGGGAAACTACTCCTCTTCACGGGGCTGTTTATATCTCAAAGACTGGCATCTGTGCAG GGACTTCTCGGCAGAAGGCGTGTTCACCCTGCCCATATACTTCTCATCTGACTGGCTCAACGAGTACTGGGACGCCCTAGACGTGGATGACTACCGCTTCGTTTACATGGGGCCCACCGGCACTTG GTCGCCGTTCCATGCCGACATTTTCCGCTCCTTCAGCTGGTCCGTCAACATCTGCGGGAGGAAAAAGTGGTTCTTCTTCCCACCAGGGCAAGAAGAAGCCCTGCGGGATTGCCATGGTGGCCTACCCTACGACGTGacctcccccaccctccaggaTAGCCGCCTGCACCCCATGCGAGATCGCTGTGGCCCGCCACTGGAGGTCACACAGGAGGCAGGCGAGATGGTATTTGTGCCCAGTGGGTGGCACCACCAAGTCCACAACCTG GAGGACACCATCTCCATCAACCACAACTGGGTCAACGGCTGTAACCTGGCCAATATGTGGCACTTCCTGCAGCAGGAGCTCAGTGCCGTGCAGCAAGAGGTCATTGAGTGGAGGGACACCATGCCTGACTGGCATCACCACTGCCAG gtcaTCATGAAGTCCTGCTCTGGGATTAATTTCGAAGAATTTTATCACTTCCTGAAGATCATTGCTGAAAGGAGGCTTCTCCTCCTTGCGAAGGGGATGAGCCCTGGCCAGGTAGAGGGTGGCGAGGACACTGGGTTGGGCCCCCAGCAGGCCGCATTTGACATTGGCCGCATAGCTGAGGTGCTGGAGTCCGTGGTGGTCCACCCTGACTTCCAGAGGGTGGATACTAGTACATTCTCACCACGGCCAGAGGTACTGCTGCGGCAGCTGGAAGAGGCTGTAGCTGCCACCACGTGCCTTTAG